Part of the Campylobacter suis genome, CGTAAAAGCGGCTGAAATTTTAGGAATGAACTATAAAAAATGTTGGAATCACCTGCAAATTTTAGCTAAAAATTTAGACGAAGAGCTTGTAAATACAAAACAAGGTGGTGGAGAAAACGCAGGAACTACACTAAATCCAAGGGCTTACGAACTTATAAATGCCTATAAACAGCTTCAGCGTGATATAGAAGATTTTGCCAATCAAAGATTTAAAGAGCTATTTTTATCTGATGTAAAAGATCGCATAACTGGCAAATAAAAATTAGTTTTTTGCCTTTTTCAAGAACTTAAATTCTATATTTTTTAGTCAAAAATTTATTGATTTTTATGTGAAAACTATATGCATAAATTTCATATTTTATATGCTTAAAATGCAGAATTTTAAATGGTAACAACACATTTTTATTTTGCAAAATTTTATGAAATTCTTATGTAAAATTTTTAAAAATTTTGTATTATAAATAAACTTTAAAAGGAGAAAAAATGTTTATCAAATTAAATGACCGTGTTTATCTAAACACAGACCGTATTACAAGAGTAAAGATTGATAATGTCCAAGATGGCATTCGTATTCGCTTTTATGAGGGTGTTGCACAGGTTGCAAAGAGTGGTCGCTTTGAGAGCTTTGAAGCTGCTCAAAAGTGGCTAGAGCAAAATTTCGCTGGCAAATAATATCCGAAAATGGGCGCAAATGGCGTCCATTTCAAAAAACAAACTTAAATTAATAAAAAATATTATAAAATATTGCAAATTTTTCCGAGGAGAATAATATGTTTGGTGGCGGTAAAAAACTTTATGAGGCACAGGCAAAAATCGAAGCTTTAAGCCTAGAAAACGAGAGTTTAAAAAACGAACTTTTAAATTTAAGAGCTGAGTTGGCCAACTTAAGTGAAAACTCACAAGACAAAAACTCTGACACAACAGCCAAAGATACGCTGGTTGAGCTTTTGGTAAATAGCTATGGTGATGGGATAAACTTCTTGCAAGGCACCATGGAGAATAATCTTATAATGCTTGATGAGATGAATAGCTTAAACAACCAAACTGTTGCTAAAACGCAGGTTTTAGAGCAGCAAATGGGTAGCGTTGTGGGCTCTATGCAAGAGGTTGAACAGACAAGTAGCGGACTTCATACTAATGTCTCGTCGTTAAATTCGAGCGTTGATTCGATTGTTGAGATTATAAATTTGATAAAAGATATCTCAGATCAAACAAACTTACTTGCACTTAATGCAGCCATAGAAGCAGCTAGAGCTGGAGAGCATGGACGAGGGTTTGCTGTGGTTGCAGATGAGGTTAGAAAACTAGCTGAACGCACTCAAAAGGCCACGCAAGAAGTTGAGGTAAATATTAATGGCTTAAAACAAAATGCAAATTCTATGACCGAGATGGCTGAGTCTTTTGCTAGACTCTCTTCACAGGTTTCTAGCACGCTTGATGATGTCTATAAAAACATAGAAAGTGTAAGAAATAACGCAAATTTAACGCTAAATCAAACGCTAAATGTAACCAGCGAGATCAATGTGAGTAATGGCAAGATAGATCATATAAACATGAAGCTTGATGGATATAAGGCATTTTTTGCTGGCGAACATCACAATATACCAGACCATCATAGTTGCAGATTTGGCAAGTGGTTTGGCGAAAATGTTAAAAATTTTGCCCAAAGTGAAAACGCTAACATAAACGAAGTTGCAAAACATCATGAAAATGTACATAATGGGCTTAATAAGGCGATTAAGATTTTTTCAGATAAGAGTTCTGATAAAAAAGATGGCATAAGCGTATTTAAAGATGTTGAGAACTCAAGTAAGCACGGCTTTGAATTGCTTTTAAATATCGTTAGAAAATCAAGAAAATAACAAAAACAACAAGGGCTAAGGCTTAGCCAGACTACATTTTAAAGGAAAAATATGCAAATAGACTGCAGAAATTTAGACTGCCCGCAGCCAGTTATAAATACAAAAGACGCACTTAGCGAGCTAAAAGATGGCGAAAGTTTAGAAATTTTCGTAAATGCTATAGCTCCAAAAGAAAATATATCTCGCTTTTTAAACTCACAAAAACAAGCCTTTACGATAAGTGATTTAGAAAATGGCGAGACACTTTTTCGTGTTGTTAAAAACGGTGAACTAAAAGATATAAGCTTTGATGAGTTTAACTGTGAAATTCCAGCAAAACGCCAAAAAGTCCTTTATCTAAATGAAGATAGGGCTGGAAGCGGAGAAGTTGGCGAAGTGCTTTTGTCAAAATTTATAGCAGCTTTTATGCAAGTGCAAAGTAAGCCAAGTACTATTTTGCTTGTCAATACGGCTGTAAAGATGACTACTGATCGCTCACACCCCAGCTTTCGTGCGCTAAAAGAGCTAGAAAATGCAGGTGTTAAAATTTTAAGCTGCGGTAGTTGCTTGGAGGCTTATAAACTCGTTGATAAGCTAGCTATTGGTGAGATTACAAATGCCTTTGAAGTGGTTGATATTTTAAGCAAAAATGATGTGATAACTCTATGATATATAATGATAAAAAGCTTACAAAATTTGTCCGTGCAGCGGGTTGAGCAGCCAAACTTGACCCGGCGGGTCTAAACAAAAGTATCGGTGCACTAAATTTATCCCATCCAAATTTGCTCTCATCCACGACAAGCAACGAAGATGCAAGTGTTTTTAGGCTAAGTGATGACTTGGCGCTTGTTCAAACGCTTGATTTTATCACGCCAGTTGTAAATGATCCTTTTATTTACGGGCAGATAGCTGCTGCAAATTCTCTTAGCGATATTTTTGCTATGGGAGCAAGCGTTATAAATGCCTTAAATATAGTTGGCTTTGATAGCTGCAACCTTGAAAGTGAAATTCTTTCTGAGATAATGGCTGGAGGAGCCAGTAAAGTCAAAGAGTGCGGAGGTGTCGTAGTTGGTGGTCATAGCATAGCAACGCCTGAGATGTATTATGGGCTTAGCGTAACTGGTGCTATACATCCAAATAAATTTTGGGCAAATAACACAGCAAAAGTTGGCGATTTGCTTATCCTTACAAAGCCGCTTGGTACAGGCGTTTTAAGCACAGCGATAAAGGGCGATATGCTAAATTTAGACCAGATAAAAGAGGCGGCTTTTTATATGTCGCAGCTAAATTTTTATGCGGTCGGTGCGATGAGTGAAATTTTCGTTCATGCAGCTACTGATATAACTGGCTTTGGCTTTTTAGGGCACCTTTTTGAGATGGGACGAGATGATATAGCGTTTGAAATTTTTACTCAAAATGTCCCGATACTGCAAAGTGCAAAAGAGATGGCTGATATTGGTCTTTTGCCAGAAGGAAGCTATAAAAACCGAGATTTTGCAAGTGCTTATGTGGATGGCAAAGCCGATATGTTGCTTTATGATGCGCAAACTTCAGGTGGATTGCTTTTGGCTATATCGCAAAAAGATGCACAACTTGCGCTAAATAGACTAAAAGATGTTGGCTACACACAAAGCGCAATAGTCGGCGAAGTTTTTGAGCGCAAACCTACACAAAAGCTTATAAATTTAAGTTGATTTAAGATATTATAATAATAAAACAAGTAAAATTTTGTTAAAATCCAACTTTAAAAAGTCCATATAAAGGGTTTTATTTTTTATGTTATCAAAAATTTTTAAGAACGCAAGCAGACTTTGGTTTAACATCGGACTTAGGCTTTTTATGACCTATCCGATAGTTTTGCTTATCCTAATAACGCTCGTGTTTTATATATTTAACTCAAGAGTAGGTGATATAAAATTTAACCTTCGTGACTACAACAACCAAGTTCAAAATGTTATAGATAATAAAATTTTTGAGATAAAAAAAGAATTTGAAATTTACACAAGGCATGCCAACGCGCATGATTATAACCTTGAAAATAATATAGATGTAGCTCTTGCCCAGCAACTTTTTGATGAAAATTTTAAAGCCTACTACTTTATCGATGAAAATGCAAATGTTTTGCATAAAAAAGTCACAGATAGTGCTTATGCGCTGGATACTTTTGGTGGCAAATGGATATTTGAAACTACTGAAAAAAAGCCATTTATTATCTCAAAATTTATATCAAGTAGCGGACATGCAAAGGCGATTTTTGTTTCGTATTACATTGGTCATAAGCAAAGGGTGGTGGCTGAGGTAAATTTGGCAAAACTTAGCGGTGAGATCCTAGCTTTATCAAATCCACATCAGCACGCAACCTATATCTTTGATATTGATGGTAACATCATTCAAACCATAGTCCCAAATATCATAGAAAATAATATGATAGGCAGTAAAATAGACACCAAAGAGGTGGATAGATATTTTACAAAAGATGGTTTAGTAGAGCTTTCATATATAAAAATGCAAGCAAATTTAGCCACATACAATGAAAACTTAGGTGTATTTGTTTTAGTTTATACCCCACGCATGCAAGCCATTGGTCTTGAAATGCTCTTTTTTGGGCTAGCTTTGTTTTTATTTTTTATCTACACGATAACTTTGATAGGCAATATCAGATTTGCAAAGCGCTATGTAAAAAAACCTATAGACGAGATAAATAAATGTATTGCCGAGCAAAATTTCAAGCAAGATGAGAAATTTCTAACAGAATTTCAGACTGTTTTTGATAAGTTAAAAGAGCTTTATGATAAGAGCAAAGAGCAAGAGATTAGACTTGTTGATTATAAAAAGCGCTATGGTTATATATTTGAGCAAAGTCCTCTTATAGTCTTAATCTATGATGCTTACGATGGTCAGATAGTTGATGTTAGTCAGCAAGCGTGTGAATTTTACGGATATAGTCATGATGAGTTTATTAAGTTAAATTGTAAAGATATATTTTTATCGACATTTGAAGAAGTTATCTTTGATGTAAGACGATGTATGGAGGATAAACATAGCTCTTTTACCGCTCAGCATATCTTAAAAAATGGCGAAGTAAGAGATATGAGCGTTAGAAACTCTGCTGTTAGTGCAAACGATAAAGAGTATATATTTACCATAGCAACCGATATAACAGAGCAAAATTTTGCCAAGCAAAACCAAAGAGTAGTGGCAGAGTACTACTCGGCATTTAGTGAGGTTATCATGCTTGGCGAAAAAGATGACATACTTCAAATTTCTTACTCCACGCAAAATATCGAAAAACTACTTGGCATAAAGCACTCAGATGTTATGGGTGGAAATGTAAATTTAAAAGAGTATATCTTTGAAGCTGACAGACTTGGTTTTATAAATGAGCTGGAGCTTGCAAGGCGATTTTTCACTGTTGCTAAAGGGGCAAAAGATCTTTTAAATTTTGTCATAAGATTAAAAACTCCGCTTTTTACTGGAATTTATTATAAGATAGGCGTGAAATTTTTTAAAGATGCGGACGGTAAATTCGATGCAGTTGCCTATCATATTAGCGAATATGCCGAGCAAAAGCAGCTGATAGATAAATTTGAAAATGAGCAAAAGACAAACAAAAATCTAATCTGGGCGTCAGATACTATACCATTTGAGTATGACCCAAGCGAACAAGTCATAAAAACCAGTAGCGAATTTGGCGAAATTTTGGGAGTTGATGGGCTTGCTATAGTTAGCATAGATCAAGTGAGAATGCGAAAAATAGTTGGTGAGAAATTTATAAATTTTGATACCTTTTTTGCTGATATTTGCGTTGAAGAAGGCGTTTATATAGGCGAGATAAAGACTAAAGATATAAATAAAAAAGCTATTTGGCTAAGCATTAGAGCAAGACAAACCACTCTTAGTAAAGATGGGGTAAACAAAAAGATAGAGGGGGTATTTAGAAATATCACCGATCAAAAAATTTCACAAGGCTATCAAGAGCTAGCTTCAAGGCTCTTTTCATACTCAAAAGATAGCATAGCCATCTTTGATAAAGAGTGGAAATTTATAGATGTAAATGAAAATTTCTGCAATGAAATGGGCTATGAATATGACGAAATTTTAGGCTCTTCGATACACATCTTAAACTCACGCTTTACAAGTTCGCAAGAGTATGCAAACATTCTAAGCTCTACTCAAAGTAGCGGTGTTTGGCAGGGTAGAATTTGGATAAAAAATAAAAAAGGAGATGACAAATTTATCCTTATTAATCTCTCAGAAGTAAGCGATAAAGATGATGTCGTGTCTTATTATATTGGTGTTTTCTCAGAGATTGGCGAGATACGCACAACGCAAGAGTACCTAGATCACATAGCCTATCATGATCCACTTACAAAACTACCAAACAGATATTTGTTTAATCAAAAGCTAAGCCATGCCATCGCCCAGCAAGATCATGCAAAGCAAGTCGCGCTTGCTTATTTGAATTTTGATGGATTTAAGGCGATAAATGACACTTATGGCTATCAGGCTGGAGATAAATTTTTAACCGAAATTTCAAGCAAGATAGATGTATTGTTTGAAGATCGTGATATGTTTGCTCGTATTGGTGGCGATGAGTTTGTAGCTATCATCTTGCATGAAAATGTTGGTGAAATTTATGAGATGGCTGAAAATATACTTCGCATAGCGTGTGGCACTATCTATCATGAAGGCAAAAAGCTGTTTGCAAGTGCAAGTATTGGCATTTCAATAAATGACGCCATGAAAAATATCTCAGCTGAAAATATGATAGAGCAAGCTGGCTGGGCGATGTATAAAGCAAAACTAAGTGGTAAGAACCGCTACTATGTCTTTGATCCTAAAAAAGATAAAAACTTAAAAGATCAATACGCTGATAACTATAAAATTTTAACAGCTCTTGAAAATGAGCAAATTTTTATCGAGTATCAACCAGAAATTGATCTAAAAACCAACGAAGTTGTAAGTTTTGAAGCCCTTATACGCTGGGAACATAATGGAAATATCGTCTATCCAAATGAGTTTTTGCCGCTTATACAGCAGCAAAGCGTGATCGAAGACATTGCTATATTTGCGATAAAATCAGCTCTTAAGGCACAAGCTGCATGGCAAAAGAGTGGCAAGAGCGCAAATGTTTGTGTGAATATAAGTATTATTGAGCTTTGCAGTGATAGCTTTTATATGAAATTTAAAGAGCTTGTTTTAAGAAATAGTGATGTAAATTTAAATTCTTTATTTATCGAGATAATCGATGCAAATAATGTCACAGACTTAGTTCAGTCAAGTAAAATTTTACAGCGCTATAAGAGCTTTGGCGTTTCGTTTGTACTTGATGATTTTGCTAGCAAGACAAGCTCATTTGAGGCACTTGAACTGTTGCCGATAGATAAGATAAAGGTTGATAAGAACATTTGTACATATATGTTTTTTAATAAGAAGGCCTTTTCTACGGTTCACATTATAAAAAATGTAGCCGATATGTTTGAAAAAGCGCCAACCATTAAAAACCTGCAAGACGCAAGCACACTTAAAATTTTAAGTGGTCTTGGATTTAGAAATTTCCAAGGAAATTTCTTTGCTCGTCCGATGCGACTTGAGGATGTATTAAAATATGAATTTAAGGGTATTAGTGGTTTTGATCCTAGCTATAGCATAGATGATGAGATGTTTAACAAGCTTGCAGAGTGTATCGCTTTAAAAGAGTATGCGCAAAATATCATCTCAACATTAAGCACCCGTCACATTTTAGATGATAGTGAAATTTTTGTAGGGTTAAAAAATGAAATTTTACCAAAGCTTAATGAATTTAGCTCAAGCGAATACACAAATATTGTTAATAATCTAAAAGAGGCCTTTGCTACGAGTGATAAGATGCGAACTTTATCGCTGGCACGAGCGGCAAATATCATGTGTG contains:
- a CDS encoding EAL and GGDEF domain-containing protein encodes the protein MLSKIFKNASRLWFNIGLRLFMTYPIVLLILITLVFYIFNSRVGDIKFNLRDYNNQVQNVIDNKIFEIKKEFEIYTRHANAHDYNLENNIDVALAQQLFDENFKAYYFIDENANVLHKKVTDSAYALDTFGGKWIFETTEKKPFIISKFISSSGHAKAIFVSYYIGHKQRVVAEVNLAKLSGEILALSNPHQHATYIFDIDGNIIQTIVPNIIENNMIGSKIDTKEVDRYFTKDGLVELSYIKMQANLATYNENLGVFVLVYTPRMQAIGLEMLFFGLALFLFFIYTITLIGNIRFAKRYVKKPIDEINKCIAEQNFKQDEKFLTEFQTVFDKLKELYDKSKEQEIRLVDYKKRYGYIFEQSPLIVLIYDAYDGQIVDVSQQACEFYGYSHDEFIKLNCKDIFLSTFEEVIFDVRRCMEDKHSSFTAQHILKNGEVRDMSVRNSAVSANDKEYIFTIATDITEQNFAKQNQRVVAEYYSAFSEVIMLGEKDDILQISYSTQNIEKLLGIKHSDVMGGNVNLKEYIFEADRLGFINELELARRFFTVAKGAKDLLNFVIRLKTPLFTGIYYKIGVKFFKDADGKFDAVAYHISEYAEQKQLIDKFENEQKTNKNLIWASDTIPFEYDPSEQVIKTSSEFGEILGVDGLAIVSIDQVRMRKIVGEKFINFDTFFADICVEEGVYIGEIKTKDINKKAIWLSIRARQTTLSKDGVNKKIEGVFRNITDQKISQGYQELASRLFSYSKDSIAIFDKEWKFIDVNENFCNEMGYEYDEILGSSIHILNSRFTSSQEYANILSSTQSSGVWQGRIWIKNKKGDDKFILINLSEVSDKDDVVSYYIGVFSEIGEIRTTQEYLDHIAYHDPLTKLPNRYLFNQKLSHAIAQQDHAKQVALAYLNFDGFKAINDTYGYQAGDKFLTEISSKIDVLFEDRDMFARIGGDEFVAIILHENVGEIYEMAENILRIACGTIYHEGKKLFASASIGISINDAMKNISAENMIEQAGWAMYKAKLSGKNRYYVFDPKKDKNLKDQYADNYKILTALENEQIFIEYQPEIDLKTNEVVSFEALIRWEHNGNIVYPNEFLPLIQQQSVIEDIAIFAIKSALKAQAAWQKSGKSANVCVNISIIELCSDSFYMKFKELVLRNSDVNLNSLFIEIIDANNVTDLVQSSKILQRYKSFGVSFVLDDFASKTSSFEALELLPIDKIKVDKNICTYMFFNKKAFSTVHIIKNVADMFEKAPTIKNLQDASTLKILSGLGFRNFQGNFFARPMRLEDVLKYEFKGISGFDPSYSIDDEMFNKLAECIALKEYAQNIISTLSTRHILDDSEIFVGLKNEILPKLNEFSSSEYTNIVNNLKEAFATSDKMRTLSLARAANIMCAEILNIDGKESIL
- a CDS encoding CZB domain-containing protein, with product MKLDGYKAFFAGEHHNIPDHHSCRFGKWFGENVKNFAQSENANINEVAKHHENVHNGLNKAIKIFSDKSSDKKDGISVFKDVENSSKHGFELLLNIVRKSRK
- a CDS encoding sodium-dependent tyrosine transporter, producing MFIKLNDRVYLNTDRITRVKIDNVQDGIRIRFYEGVAQVAKSGRFESFEAAQKWLEQNFAGK
- the selD gene encoding selenide, water dikinase SelD, with product MIYNDKKLTKFVRAAGUAAKLDPAGLNKSIGALNLSHPNLLSSTTSNEDASVFRLSDDLALVQTLDFITPVVNDPFIYGQIAAANSLSDIFAMGASVINALNIVGFDSCNLESEILSEIMAGGASKVKECGGVVVGGHSIATPEMYYGLSVTGAIHPNKFWANNTAKVGDLLILTKPLGTGVLSTAIKGDMLNLDQIKEAAFYMSQLNFYAVGAMSEIFVHAATDITGFGFLGHLFEMGRDDIAFEIFTQNVPILQSAKEMADIGLLPEGSYKNRDFASAYVDGKADMLLYDAQTSGGLLLAISQKDAQLALNRLKDVGYTQSAIVGEVFERKPTQKLINLS
- the yedF gene encoding sulfurtransferase-like selenium metabolism protein YedF, with the translated sequence MQIDCRNLDCPQPVINTKDALSELKDGESLEIFVNAIAPKENISRFLNSQKQAFTISDLENGETLFRVVKNGELKDISFDEFNCEIPAKRQKVLYLNEDRAGSGEVGEVLLSKFIAAFMQVQSKPSTILLVNTAVKMTTDRSHPSFRALKELENAGVKILSCGSCLEAYKLVDKLAIGEITNAFEVVDILSKNDVITL